The following DNA comes from Mycobacterium sp. MS1601.
GCTTTCCTGCAGCGCCTTGAACACCGGAGTGTCCTCCAGCTTGAGCCGGATCCACAGGCCGAAACCGATCAGCACCGCCGACAGCAAGAACGCCAGCCGCCAGCCCCAGTCCTCGAACTGCTCCTCGGAGAATGCGAGCGTCAGGCCGGCGAGCGCGCCGTTGGCCAGCAGATTGCCCGCGGGCGGGCCCACCTGGGCGGCCGAGGCCCAGAAGCCACGTTTTCTGGGATCGCCGTACTCGCTGGAGAGCAACACCGCACCGCCCCATTCGCCACCGACGGCGACGCCCTGGGCGAACCGCATGGCCACCAGCAGGATGGGTGCCGCCACGCCGATCGAGGCGTAGCTCGGGATGAGGCCGATCAGGAAGGTCGTGACGCCGATCAGCAGCAGGGTGATCACCAAGAGCTGTTTGCGGCCGATGATGTCGCCGAGGCGACCGAACACGAACCCACCGATGGGCCGGGCCACATAGCCCACCGCGTAGGTGGAAAACGCCAGCAGCGTGCCGGTCAGCGGATCACTGTCGGGGAAGAACACCACCGGGAACACCAGTGCCGCGGCGGCCGAGTAGACCGCGAAGTCGTACCACTCGAGCGCCGTGCCGGTGAGGCTGGCGGCGAAAGCCTTGGTCAGGCTCTTTTTATCGGCTACTTGCGCCGTCATCGAACCAATCCTCTTCGTGTGCGGGCCGCGCATCGTGCGACCTTGTGACGTACCATACTTCTCGTATACAACATGTATGCGAAGGAACGGTCAAGGCGGAAACGCAGAATTTACGAGAAGGAGCCAGCCCGATGCTGACGTTCGAACTGCCCGACGGATCCGTTGTGACGGTGCACCCCACCACGGTCTTGAACGCCGGATACGCAGGTCGCAACCAGGACGAGGTGGCCGCACACATCGCCGAACTCGCCGAGCTGGGAGTGCCCGCACCGTCGGTCATACCTGCGCTGTACCCCGTATCGCCCTACCTGGCACAACAGACCGACACCGTGCACACCCAGCACAGCCGCACCTCCGGTGAGGCCGAGTGGGCAATCGTGATCACCGACGACGAAGACGTTCTGCTCACGGTGGCCTGCGACCACACCGATCGCACCCTGGAGACCCACAGTGTGGCCTGGAGCAAGAACGCAGCCCCCGACGTGGTGGGCAAGCGCGCCTGGCGACTGACCGATATCGCCGACCGGATCGACGAGATCACCCTGAAAGCCTGGGTGGGCACCGAGGAGACTCTCATCCAATCCGGGTCGCTGGCAGACCTGCTGGGACCCGACTACTGGTTGGGCGTCCTGCGCGAGCGCGGCCTGTTCCGGCCGGGCACCGTACTGCTGTCCGGCACCATCACGATGCTGGCCGACGTGGATCAGTTCGCCGACGCCTGGAAGGTCGAACTGGCCGATCCTGCAACCGGATTCACCTCCACCTGCCAGTACCGGACAGTGCCGATGCCCGAACCCATCGGCTAGATCACGTAGGCGAGGTTCTCCACGATCTGCCGCCCGACTGCCTGATCACCCACGATCTCGACGTCGCCGGGCGAAACCCGGCCTCCGCACAGCCGGGTGAAGTGCAGTCCGTCGACGCGGATCACGGAGGTAGGCTCGGCCCCGCCGAAATCGTCGACCACCGACGCGCGGCCGTCGACCGCCACCCGGATGGAGCGGGTCAAACCACCGGTGAGCTCCAGCTCCACCCGCGCCCCGTCGGGTGCTTTACCGCGCTTGCCGATGACAAATCCCATGCTGGCAGCGATCTCGTCGAGGGCCTGGCGGGCATCCGCGCCACCCAGATCAGCCGCGGTGGCCGGGAGGTTCAACGCTTCCCGGATGTCCTGCGCGTGCATCCAGCAGTCGAAGGTGCGAATGCGCATGAACCGGCCGTAACTGTCCGGGCCGGCAGGAGTGAGGGTGGCGGCGTTCCACGCCTCGTCGGTCATGGTGGTCAACATCGTGGTGCGCTGGGCGGTGACGTCCCCGAAGCGCGCCATCATGTCCTCGGGGGTCTCGGCCGCCAGATAACGCACCCAGCACTCGTTGAGCACACCGATGTCGTTGTTGACGTGCCCCAGGGCGGCGACATCGCAATCGGCCTCCGGAGTTGGGATGCCCAGCAGCATCGACTCGGTGCCGATGACATGACTCACCACATCGTGCACCCGCCAGCCGGGCAGCGAAGTGCCGGCCTGCCAGCCCTGCGCATGCTGTCCGGCAAGTTGGCGTTCGATGGCTTCCCAGGACGCGAAAAGCCCTGCCAGAACGCCGTTTTTGTCGAGCATGGTCACCGCGCGTGTGGGGCTGGACATACCGCGATGTTAACGGCAACGCCACTGCGCCTCGCGCGGATTGCTCAGGTTCGCGTCAACCACCCGATGAGGATCGTCAGGATGGTGGCAAGCAACAGCACAACGGCTGCGGGCAGCGACACCGCCGCCAGAAGGCCGGACGCGCTGAGCACGCCCACCACCACCGCGTACACCGCCAGGCCCCCGCGCACCGCCAGCATCGGCCTGGCTCGCATCACCGACCGCAACGCGGCCCTGGGCACCGGTCGCACCACCCTCACCAGCAGCGCCACCGTGACGATGGCGGCAATCACCGTGATCACCCGCGGCGCGGCGGCCCCGGGTTGATGGCTGACGATCGCGAAATATGCGGTCACCAACACCATCAAGGTGACCCAACGCATCGGCCGAATCAGCGCCACTCCGACGTTACGACGAACATGTTCTCCCAGTTCGGGATCCATGCGCCCGGCTCCCAGAAATCCGGTCAGCGCCCGGCTCCAGTGTCCTCGGTTCAACCGGTTCACTGCGATGTTGTGCTCGGCGGAGGCGTGCTCGGGGTCCAGCCGCAGCGCCTCCTGGTAGGCCACGGTGGACTCTTCCAGCCGACCCAGCTTGTTCAGAATTCGTCCACACAGGAAATGCACCTCGGGATCTGCACTGCCACCACGCAGCGCCTCGACCGCTGCGGTGTAGGCCTGCAGAAAATGGCCGGCATTCAACAGCAGCATTCCGTAGGTGTAGTGCGTCAGGTAGTTGTGCGAATCGGCCAGCACCGCGCGGTAGGCCAGCGTGAGTGCGTCGTGCCGTTGCCCCAGTTGGTCGAGTGCCAGAGCGTAGACCCGCATCGCGTACACATGCCCGGGGTCGACAGACAACGCGGCAAAGGCGCTGGACGCGGCGGCCTCCGGGTTGTCCAGACCCAGTTGCGCCCTCGCCATCTCCACCAGCAGCGCCGCGCTGTCCGGGTTCTGCTGCAACGCCGTTCCGAGAATGTCGGCAGCTTGACGGTATTGACGACCGTCGGAGTACATCCGGGCGATGCCGACCGTCTGCTCGACTGACGTCAACGAAACTTCCTGCGGCGCAGGTACTTCGCCAGATCGTCGTAGGCGCCGTCCCGGTTGCCGAACTCGACTACGTTGCGGGCCACGTCGAACCAGGGGCCCGTGCTCGGTCTGATCTGGGCGAGCGCGGCGTCGATGTCTTTCATGGTGACCGGCCGGATGTTGCCGCTGCGCAGCGAGTCGGCCATAGCCAACTGGGTGGCCGACTCGCAGATGTGAGCCAGGTCGGCACCCGAGAATCCGTCGGTGCGAGCAGCGATCTTGGCCAGATCGATTCCGGCGATGGGACGGTCGCGCAGGTTGGTCCGCACGATGGCCTCTCTGGCGGCGGCATCGGGCAGACCCACGAAGATCATCCGGTCGAAACGGCCGGGCCGCCGCAGCGCCGAGTCGACGTCCCAGGGCATGTTGGTGGCGCCAAGGACATACACCCCGTCGTTGTCAGAGGTCGCCGAATCCATCTCGGCCAGAAGGGTGTTCACCAGCACTCGCAGTGTCGCGTTGTTGTTGACGGCGTTGCGGCGCTGGCCCAGCGCGTCGACCTCGTCGAAGAACAGCACGCACGGCGTATTGCGCCTGGCGGTCTCGAAGATCTCGTGCAGCGCACGTTCACTGTCACCGAACCAGTGCTGCATCACATCGGTGATGCCCACGGCAAGGAAGTTCGCGCCCAGCTCACCCGACACAGCCTTGGCCACGTAGGTCTTGCCGCATCCGGGTGGCCCGTAGAGGAGCAGCCCGCCGCGGGCGGACACCTTGTACGCCTTCATCATCTCGGGGTTGCGGATGGGGCCCAGCAGGGCGAGTTCGAGTTGGGCTTTGACCTCAGGCATGCCCGCCACGTCCTCGAGCCGCAGAGAGCTGCGCTGCACCGCGTCGTAGTCGTCCTCGTCCAGCGGCGACGAGAACTCGGTGGAGTCGACGAACGCGGGACCGATGATGTCGGCCACCTCTTCCTCGGCCGCCGTCCAGTTGAACTCGGGCTCAGCTGCGGGGCCGGTCAGCGCAGCGCTACAGCGCTGTAAAAGGGCAAGCGCGGCGGCGTTGCCCGCGCTCTGCGTCAGCGCCGTGCTGCAGTGGCCCAGCGCTTCGGTTGCACGGCCGGCCTCCAACAGCAGTTCGGCGAGATGCAGCCGCAGCTCCAGAACCTGGGGACTGCGCTCGACGGCCGCCGTGAGTTCTGAGATCAACGCGTCCTGCGCCACGCGCCAACCCTACCCGGCGGCGATCATGGCCACCGCCGCCAATGCCAGCACCATGCCGACCACCTGGCGCCAGGTCACCCGCTCACGCAGCACCACGATGGCCAACAACACCGTCGCCGCGGGGTACAGCGAAATCAGCACACCCGCCAGCGACAGCAGCGACGAATGCAGTGCCAACAGCATCGCCACATTGGCCACGGTGTCCAGCATCGCGGCCAGCAGCGCCAGTTTCAGCGGAACACCTCTGGGCAGCAGCAGGTTTCGGG
Coding sequences within:
- a CDS encoding maleylpyruvate isomerase family mycothiol-dependent enzyme, translating into MSSPTRAVTMLDKNGVLAGLFASWEAIERQLAGQHAQGWQAGTSLPGWRVHDVVSHVIGTESMLLGIPTPEADCDVAALGHVNNDIGVLNECWVRYLAAETPEDMMARFGDVTAQRTTMLTTMTDEAWNAATLTPAGPDSYGRFMRIRTFDCWMHAQDIREALNLPATAADLGGADARQALDEIAASMGFVIGKRGKAPDGARVELELTGGLTRSIRVAVDGRASVVDDFGGAEPTSVIRVDGLHFTRLCGGRVSPGDVEIVGDQAVGRQIVENLAYVI
- a CDS encoding ATP-binding protein, with translation MAQDALISELTAAVERSPQVLELRLHLAELLLEAGRATEALGHCSTALTQSAGNAAALALLQRCSAALTGPAAEPEFNWTAAEEEVADIIGPAFVDSTEFSSPLDEDDYDAVQRSSLRLEDVAGMPEVKAQLELALLGPIRNPEMMKAYKVSARGGLLLYGPPGCGKTYVAKAVSGELGANFLAVGITDVMQHWFGDSERALHEIFETARRNTPCVLFFDEVDALGQRRNAVNNNATLRVLVNTLLAEMDSATSDNDGVYVLGATNMPWDVDSALRRPGRFDRMIFVGLPDAAAREAIVRTNLRDRPIAGIDLAKIAARTDGFSGADLAHICESATQLAMADSLRSGNIRPVTMKDIDAALAQIRPSTGPWFDVARNVVEFGNRDGAYDDLAKYLRRRKFR
- a CDS encoding DUF2848 domain-containing protein: MLTFELPDGSVVTVHPTTVLNAGYAGRNQDEVAAHIAELAELGVPAPSVIPALYPVSPYLAQQTDTVHTQHSRTSGEAEWAIVITDDEDVLLTVACDHTDRTLETHSVAWSKNAAPDVVGKRAWRLTDIADRIDEITLKAWVGTEETLIQSGSLADLLGPDYWLGVLRERGLFRPGTVLLSGTITMLADVDQFADAWKVELADPATGFTSTCQYRTVPMPEPIG
- a CDS encoding tetratricopeptide repeat protein; this encodes MTSVEQTVGIARMYSDGRQYRQAADILGTALQQNPDSAALLVEMARAQLGLDNPEAAASSAFAALSVDPGHVYAMRVYALALDQLGQRHDALTLAYRAVLADSHNYLTHYTYGMLLLNAGHFLQAYTAAVEALRGGSADPEVHFLCGRILNKLGRLEESTVAYQEALRLDPEHASAEHNIAVNRLNRGHWSRALTGFLGAGRMDPELGEHVRRNVGVALIRPMRWVTLMVLVTAYFAIVSHQPGAAAPRVITVIAAIVTVALLVRVVRPVPRAALRSVMRARPMLAVRGGLAVYAVVVGVLSASGLLAAVSLPAAVVLLLATILTILIGWLTRT